Proteins encoded together in one Rossellomorea sp. y25 window:
- a CDS encoding NupC/NupG family nucleoside CNT transporter: MQYLWGIMGIIVVLGIAFAFSTNKKRINFRTVLGGLAIQLFFAFVVLETSWGQSSLKWLTQGVNAIINYSNEGITFLFGGLYTEESNIAFIFAFNVLPVVIFFSALISVLYYLKIMQFFIKILGGGLAKLLGTRKAESLSAAANIFVGQTEAPLVVRPYLSKMTESELFAVMTGGLASVAGSVLVGYSLLGVPLEYLLAASFMAAPAGLVLAKLFVPETDNTPEPKELDMEADSDSANVIDAAAKGASVGLQLALNIGAMLLAFIALVALINGLLGFVGGWFGFDSLSLELLLGYAFAPLAFAIGVPWSEAVIAGNFIGQKLVINEFVAYSAFAPEIGNLSDKAVAIISFALCGFANLSSLGILLGGLGNLAPDRRGDIARLGLKAVIAGALASLLSAAIAGMFV, translated from the coding sequence GTGCAATATTTATGGGGTATCATGGGTATCATTGTCGTTCTGGGAATTGCTTTTGCATTTTCTACGAACAAAAAGCGTATTAATTTCAGAACCGTCCTTGGAGGACTAGCTATACAGTTATTTTTCGCTTTTGTCGTGTTAGAAACTTCTTGGGGTCAAAGTTCTCTTAAATGGTTGACTCAAGGTGTCAACGCTATAATCAATTATTCAAACGAAGGTATCACCTTCCTTTTCGGTGGTCTTTATACGGAAGAATCCAATATTGCGTTTATTTTTGCGTTTAATGTCCTTCCAGTCGTTATTTTCTTTTCTGCGTTAATTTCAGTCCTTTACTATCTTAAAATCATGCAGTTTTTCATCAAAATTTTAGGTGGCGGATTGGCAAAGCTTTTAGGAACAAGAAAGGCCGAGTCACTGTCTGCAGCAGCGAATATTTTTGTCGGACAAACTGAAGCCCCGTTAGTAGTAAGGCCTTATCTATCTAAAATGACTGAATCGGAACTTTTCGCAGTCATGACAGGTGGACTTGCTTCCGTTGCGGGTTCCGTATTAGTCGGGTATTCCTTACTGGGCGTTCCTTTGGAATATTTATTGGCAGCAAGCTTCATGGCAGCTCCTGCAGGACTCGTATTGGCAAAGTTATTTGTACCTGAGACAGATAATACACCTGAACCAAAAGAGCTTGATATGGAAGCGGATTCTGATTCGGCAAATGTCATCGATGCAGCGGCTAAAGGTGCCAGCGTCGGGCTTCAATTAGCTTTAAATATCGGTGCAATGCTACTTGCATTTATTGCACTCGTTGCCCTTATTAATGGTTTACTCGGATTTGTAGGTGGTTGGTTCGGTTTTGACAGCCTTTCACTTGAACTCTTACTTGGATATGCTTTTGCTCCACTTGCATTTGCGATTGGAGTACCTTGGAGTGAAGCAGTCATCGCCGGAAACTTCATTGGACAAAAGCTTGTCATCAACGAATTCGTTGCTTATTCCGCGTTTGCTCCTGAAATCGGGAACTTATCGGATAAAGCGGTAGCCATCATCTCCTTCGCTCTTTGTGGATTTGCGAACCTTTCTTCATTGGGTATTTTACTTGGTGGACTTGGTAACCTTGCCCCTGACCGCAGAGGGGATATTGCCCGATTAGGATTAAAAGCCGTCATTGCCGGTGCACTCGCTTCATTACTAAGCGCTGCAATAGCTGGTATGTTTGTATAA
- a CDS encoding YueH family protein: MKIRKNFLEGLEQKVYIYENKKEELILIAVPCIQWSYSFTYEEEDIHTKLFHSLQERVSGETATTLSSRIVQWTREM; encoded by the coding sequence ATGAAGATCAGAAAAAATTTTTTGGAAGGCTTGGAACAAAAAGTATATATATATGAAAACAAGAAAGAAGAGCTCATATTAATTGCGGTGCCGTGTATTCAATGGTCTTATTCTTTTACCTATGAAGAGGAAGATATACACACAAAATTATTCCATTCATTACAGGAGAGGGTTTCAGGAGAGACAGCAACCACCTTAAGTTCCCGGATTGTTCAGTGGACACGTGAGATGTAA
- a CDS encoding peptide chain release factor 3 — MKIDFIQEVQSRRTFAIISHPDAGKTTLTEQLLLFGGAIRAAGTVKGKKSGKFATSDWMEIEKQRGISVTSSVMAFDYDDYRVNILDTPGHQDFSEDTYRTLMAVDSAVMIIDSAKGIEAQTLKLFKVCRMRGIPIFTFINKLDRQGREPLELLEELEEVLGIQSYPMNWPIGMGKEFLGIYDRFHNRIEQFRVDDEDRFIPLNDEGEIEGQHPLKDSNLYDQTLEDVLLLNEAGNQFSRERIANGELSPVFFGSALTNFGVQTFLETYLQFAPSPQPRNSDAGEIEPTAEEFSGFVFKIQANMNPAHRDRIAFVRICSGQFERGMTVNLSRTGKSIKLAQSTQFLADDRSTVNEAVSGDIIGVYDTGTYQIGDTLVQGKQGFQYEKLPQFTPELFVRVTAKNVMKQKHFQKGILQLVQEGAIQYYKTRTEDIILGAVGQLQFEVFEHRMKNEYNVDVKMEPIGSKIARWIENEEDVKETMSSSRSMLVKDRHDNLVFLFENDFAMRWFNDKNPDIRLYSLM; from the coding sequence ATGAAAATAGACTTTATACAGGAAGTTCAGTCAAGACGAACTTTCGCTATTATTTCCCACCCGGATGCTGGGAAAACAACATTAACAGAGCAACTTCTTCTTTTTGGAGGAGCAATTCGAGCAGCTGGAACTGTAAAAGGAAAGAAATCAGGAAAGTTTGCAACATCTGACTGGATGGAAATTGAGAAGCAGAGAGGGATTTCGGTCACTTCTTCTGTGATGGCATTCGACTATGATGATTATCGGGTGAATATCCTTGATACACCAGGTCACCAAGACTTTTCTGAAGATACGTATAGAACCTTGATGGCTGTTGATAGCGCGGTTATGATCATTGATTCAGCCAAAGGGATCGAGGCGCAAACCTTAAAGCTTTTCAAAGTTTGCCGCATGAGAGGGATACCGATCTTCACCTTCATTAATAAGCTCGACCGTCAAGGACGTGAGCCTTTAGAATTATTGGAAGAGCTTGAAGAAGTATTGGGAATTCAATCCTACCCGATGAATTGGCCGATAGGGATGGGGAAAGAATTTTTAGGAATCTATGATCGATTCCATAATCGAATTGAGCAATTCCGTGTAGACGATGAAGATCGCTTTATACCTTTAAACGATGAAGGTGAAATTGAAGGCCAGCATCCTCTTAAGGATAGCAATCTATACGACCAAACGCTTGAAGATGTTTTGCTTCTGAACGAAGCAGGAAACCAATTTTCCCGTGAACGGATAGCGAATGGAGAGCTTTCTCCTGTCTTCTTCGGCAGTGCATTAACCAATTTTGGCGTTCAAACGTTTCTTGAAACATATTTACAGTTTGCACCGTCTCCACAGCCAAGGAATTCTGACGCAGGCGAGATTGAACCGACGGCAGAGGAATTCTCTGGATTCGTATTTAAGATTCAAGCCAATATGAATCCTGCTCACCGTGACCGGATTGCATTTGTCCGCATTTGTTCAGGTCAATTTGAAAGAGGGATGACTGTTAACCTTTCTCGCACAGGTAAATCCATTAAGCTTGCTCAGTCTACACAATTTCTTGCAGATGATCGAAGTACTGTAAATGAAGCTGTGAGTGGAGATATCATTGGGGTATATGACACGGGTACGTATCAAATCGGTGATACACTAGTGCAAGGAAAACAAGGATTCCAGTATGAAAAGCTCCCTCAATTTACTCCAGAACTTTTTGTTCGTGTTACAGCTAAGAACGTAATGAAACAGAAACACTTTCAAAAAGGAATTCTTCAACTGGTACAAGAAGGAGCCATTCAATATTATAAGACTCGCACGGAAGATATCATTCTTGGTGCAGTCGGGCAGCTTCAGTTTGAAGTATTCGAGCACAGAATGAAAAATGAGTACAACGTTGATGTCAAAATGGAACCGATTGGATCAAAAATTGCAAGATGGATTGAAAATGAAGAAGATGTTAAGGAAACAATGTCGAGCTCTCGAAGCATGCTGGTGAAAGATCGTCATGACAACCTGGTCTTCTTGTTTGAAAATGATTTTGCCATGAGATGGTTCAATGATAAAAATCCTGATATACGATTATACAGTTTAATGTAA
- a CDS encoding EAL domain-containing protein, which translates to MKIACANCTVTMKYLDAGCFFLHNDQNHSVPLNGYSTRLEDGTYVFLYENLNVLYEKLVRVEDLLEEYGWKCSINDIDQPRPFMAVGKFMLLMKHREMIEMIQGGNFTSHLQPIIDLSDYSLLGYESLLRAGDQSKKINPGQLFEVAAITGFHSMLDQKARKSAIECRVGQVNPGIKSFINFLPSTIYNPEFCLRHTFQIVNEIGVNPEDLVFEVVETEKIEDVEHLKSVLDVYKREGMKVALDDVGSGFATVEMLTLLKPDYVKIDRSFINHCDRLAENQEFLRKVMKIAKELNILVLAEGIEREEELLFCKEIGVHYAQGYFIGKPAQQAVEPFADSLFV; encoded by the coding sequence GTGAAAATCGCTTGTGCAAATTGCACTGTAACCATGAAGTATCTCGATGCAGGGTGCTTTTTTTTACATAATGATCAAAATCATTCCGTGCCATTGAATGGATATTCGACGCGATTAGAAGATGGTACATATGTTTTTCTATATGAAAATCTGAATGTACTATACGAAAAGCTTGTGAGGGTAGAGGATTTACTGGAAGAGTATGGATGGAAGTGCAGCATAAATGATATAGATCAGCCCAGACCATTCATGGCAGTAGGCAAATTCATGCTGTTAATGAAACATAGAGAGATGATAGAGATGATTCAGGGTGGAAATTTCACAAGTCATCTTCAACCAATCATTGATTTAAGCGATTACAGTCTCTTGGGTTATGAATCTCTTTTGCGGGCAGGGGACCAGTCAAAAAAAATTAATCCCGGACAATTATTTGAAGTTGCCGCCATCACGGGCTTTCATTCCATGTTAGACCAGAAAGCAAGGAAATCGGCTATCGAATGCCGTGTAGGTCAGGTGAATCCAGGTATTAAAAGTTTTATTAATTTCCTTCCTTCCACGATCTATAATCCTGAATTTTGTTTACGCCATACCTTTCAGATTGTGAACGAAATTGGTGTGAATCCCGAGGATCTTGTATTCGAAGTGGTTGAAACAGAAAAGATTGAGGATGTGGAGCATCTAAAATCCGTCCTTGATGTATATAAGCGTGAAGGAATGAAAGTGGCGCTTGATGATGTTGGATCCGGTTTTGCCACAGTTGAAATGCTGACTCTCCTAAAACCGGACTATGTGAAAATTGATCGATCCTTTATCAATCATTGTGATAGACTTGCTGAAAATCAGGAGTTTTTACGGAAAGTCATGAAGATTGCTAAGGAGTTAAATATCCTTGTATTAGCAGAAGGAATAGAGAGGGAAGAAGAATTGCTTTTTTGTAAAGAAATCGGTGTTCATTATGCACAAGGTTATTTCATAGGAAAGCCGGCCCAACAAGCAGTAGAACCATTTGCCGATTCTCTATTTGTATAA